The Planctellipticum variicoloris DNA window CCAGGAACGCCGACTGTTCGAAGACGGCAGGTTTTATCACGCCGACAAAAAGGCGAAACTCCTTTACGAAGCTCCGCGTCCCATGCCCGAACCTCCCGATGCAGCGTGGCCGCTGATTCTGTTGACCGGCCGTGGGAGCGTGGCCCAGTGGCATACCCAGACCCGCACGGCGAAATCCGACGTGCTGCGCAAGCTCGCCCCTACCAGTCTGTATGTGGAAATCAACCCGACCGACGCCCGGAAGGCCGGGATTGAACCCCAGCAGACCGTCATCGTGGAGTCCCGCCGGGCGGCTGTATCGGCCAAGGCCTTCCTCACGCCCCAGGTCGCGCCGGGGCAGATTTTCCTGCCGATGCACTATCCGGAAGTCAACCGCCTGACCGACGCCGTGTTCGATCCGTACTCGAAACAACCGTCGTATAAGGCGTGTGCCGTGCGGATTCGGAAGGCCGACTGAGCGGCGTTCAACCCGTCGCCGGCAAATGACTGAAGTTGCCAGGCGCAAGCAACCGTTGATAAGATGTCGAAACTTGCGGAGATAGGGTCTCGGCGAGTTTGCGTCTGGCGGAAAGTTGACGGGTTATGCTGCGGATTCATTCGGGGCTGACGGGGCGATTCTGCGACGGCGTCAGTCGACGGCAGTTTCTGGAAGTCGGGTCGCTCAGCGCGATCGGGCTGTCGCTGTCGTCGCTGCTGCGAAGTCAGGCCCGGGCAGCGGACGCCGGCGGCAAGGCGGTCTCGCGAACCTCCCCGAAATCGGTGATCCTGGTCTGGCAGCACGGCGGCCCGTCACAGCTCGAAACCTTCGACATGAAGCCCCTGGCGCCCGCGGAGGTCCGCGGGCCCTATCGGCCGATCGCGTCGTCGCTGCCGGGGCTCGATGTCTGCGAGCTCTGCCCCGAGCAGGCCAAGGTGATGGATCGCTGCTCGGTCATCCGCAGCTTCACGCACGGCAACGGCGATCACTGGGCCGCCGCTCATTGGATGCTCACCGGTCGCACAGGAGCGAATGGTTCCGACCGCGTACCGCGTCAGCCGTCAATGGGGGCCATCGCTTCCCACTTGCTCGGACCGCGAACGAAGGGAGCCCTGTCGACGGTCAACATGAACGACGGAGGCTTCGGATTCCACGGCGGAGCCTGGCTGGGAGTTTCCCACAATCCCTTCCGCTTCGGTGAGTTCAACTACGGCAACGAGGCCGGGAGGCTGCCGACCGGCGACCATAAGAGCTTTGCCCTCGTCGACGGTCTCAGCCGGGAAGGTCTGCTGGATCGCGTGTCGCTCCAGAAACAGCTCGACCGGCTGCAGGACAAGTTTTCGCAGAATGCGGTCTTCGATCAGCTCGACGCCGTCGATCAGCAGGCTCTGGATATCGTCCTCTCGGGACGGATTCGCGACGCATTCGATGTCTCAAAGGAGAGCGAATCCACCCGCCAACGCTTCGGCGACGGCTGGGGCGAGCAGGCCCTCGTCGCCCGCAGGCTCATCGAAGCGGGCGTCCGCTTCGTGACCCTCAACACCGGCTACTGGGACGACCACGGAAATATCAAAGGGGGACTCGACCACAAGATGCCCCGGCACGACCGGGCGGTCGGCGTCCTGATTCAGGATCTCGCCGAGCGCGGAATGCTCGACGACACCCTGGTGATGTCGGCCGGCGAGTTCGGCCGGACGCCGGTCATCAACAAGGACGCCGGACGCGACCACTGGCCGCAGGCCCAGAGCATTCTGCTGGCCGGCGGCGGCTACCGCCACGGCCAGGTGATCGGCAGCACGAACGCCAAGGCGGAATATCCGACGTCGCGTCCCGTCGGCGTCGAAGACTTCTGTGCCATCATCTACGGCGCACTCGGCCTGCACGCCGACGACACCGTGATCGACCACACCGGCCGTCCGATGCACCTGCTGCCCAGCGGCACAATTCCATTCGAGCTGCTGTAGCTGTTATTGACGGTCGGCATCCGGAGCCGGCAGCTTCCGGGAGTGCAGCAGCGCATAGCTGACCGGAATCACAAACAGCGTGAAGATCGTCGACGCCACCAGCCCGAAGATCAGCGACCAGCCCAGCCCCGAGAAGATCGGGTCGAGCGTGATCGGCAGGCTGGAGAGCAGGGCGGCGCCCGCAGTCAGCAGGATCGGCCGCAACCGAACCACGCGGCTTTCCAGGATCGCATCGAACAGCGGCCGGCCGCGTCGCATCGCCAGCTCGATGAAATCGACCAAGATGATGGCGTCGCGGGTCACGATCCCCGCCAGGGCGATCATCCCGATCATCGCCGTCGCGGTGAAGAAGACCGGATCGGCATAACCCCCGACCGTCTGGCCGGCGATCACGTTCAACAGCCAGAAGCCGGGCATCACCCCAAGAACCGTCAGCGGAATCGCAAGCATCACCACCAGCGGAATCACAAACGAACCGGTCTGCGCGACGAGGATGATATAAATCATCACCATCGCGGCGGCGAACGCCAGACCCAGGTCGCGGAAGACGTCCAGCGTTATCTTCCACTCCCCTTCTCCGGCAAAAGTCACCTGCATTCCCGCCGGCAGAGTCCAGGCCAGCCCGCTGCCGTTGTGGAAATAGCTCCGCTGGTCGAGCGGCCGAGGCGCGGCGGTCGCGGGAGCCGTCTCGCCCGACGTCCGCAGATCGGCCAGCACGTCAACGATGCACTCGGCGGGCGGCCGCCCGGCCGACTCGGCCATGACGTAAGCGACTCGTTCCAGATTCTTATGGTAGATCGTCTGATCGACCTGCTGTGTCTCCCACGTGCCGATTTCCGCCAGCGGCACGAACGCCCCCGTTGCACCGCGCACTCGGAGCTGTCCCAGATCGGCGGCGTGCGACCGCAATGCCCGCGGCAGCCGGACCGTCAATCGCAACGGATTCCGCTCCCCTTCCAGTCGAACAGTCTCCTGCGAGTCCCCCTCCAGCGACAGCCGGATTGTGTCGGCGATATCCTGCACGGAGATGCCCGCAACGGCTGCCTTCTCCTGGTCGGCCACAAACACCAGCTTCTCCTGGCTCGCTTCGCGGATGTCATCGACCTCCACGACCCCCGGCTCCCGCCGCATCCGCGCAACCACGGCGTCGGAAGCGTTCAGAATGTCGGCATAGGTATGATCCGGCCGCCCGCGGACCTCCGCCACAAGTGACGCCAGCACCGGCGGTCCCGGCGGCAGTTCCACAATCTGCAGCTTCGCCCCGTGCGCCTCAGCCAGTTCCGTCAATTCCGACCGGAGACGCAGGCCGATGCCGTGGCTCTGCTGCCGACGATCCTTCTTGCCGACGAGATTCACCCGCACTTCGGCCTGATGCGGCAGTTGCCGCAGATAGTAGTGCCGGACGAGTCCGTTGAAGTCCATGGCACTCGACAACCCCGAATAGCTGGTGAAGTCGGTGACTTCCGGAACCGCGCCCAGCGCCCGCTCAAATTCCTGCACCACGCTGCTGGTCCGCTCCAGTGTCGTTCCCTCGTCGAGATCCAGCACCAGCAGGAATTCGTTCTTGTTGTCAAAGGGGAGCATCTTCAGCGGCACGGCCCGGAACGCGCCGAAACCCATCGCCCCGATCGTCAGCACCGCCATCAGAGCCAGAAACGAAATCGAACGAAGCGGCGTCTTCAGCAGCGGCGTCATCAGCGGCTTGAAGAACCGGTACAGCGCCGACTTTTGAACGGTCTCGATGTCGTAGATTTCCGACGGCCCCTCCGGCAACGCGGGTTCCGCACCGGACGCGTGCTTCCGGAAGTGTCGACCCAGGACGTGATAGCTCAGCCACGGCGTAATCGTAAACGCCACGAGCATCGACATCAGCATGGCGATCGGCACGTTGAGCGCCATCGGGGACATGTACGGCCCCATCATGCCGGTGATGAAGAACATCGGCAGAAAACTGACGATCACCGCCAGCGTGGCGCTGATCAGCGGCGGCCGAATCTCCGCCACCGCATCCAGCACAGTCTCGCGGTCGGCCCGGCCTCGATCGTTGAAGTGCCGCGTAATGTTCTCGACGTCGACAATCGGATCGTCGACCAGCAGCCCAAGCGAAAGAATCAGGGCGAACAACGTGACGCGGTTGATCGTGTAGCCGGCCAGCAGATTCACCGCCAGCGTCAGTCC harbors:
- a CDS encoding efflux RND transporter permease subunit → MSHRSTGPTRHTDPLSQIVRIFLESNLSIILIILSVILGGAALVVTAREEDPQIVVPLADIYVSFPGHSAREVEQLAAAPLERALYQIDGVEYVYSMSREDQAIITVRFYVGQDRERSLVKLFKKLEESRDLAPPGVTGWQMKPVEIDDVPIVTLTLRSGTADSYELRRVGEELVERLAEVPQVSRASIIGGEPRTLRVELDPDRLQAYSLGVKEVASALQRSNLTAPAGTWTQADRVVHVEAGWPFTRPGQLPELVVGVFQDRPVFLKDVADLQDGPAEIASYVRHAWGPARGFGAEPGHAGTILGAADRSSSEAVGAVPAVTIALAKQKGANAVTVAERILAAARELRTQVVPDNMELVVTRNSGQTADEKVNELVEALAVAIVIVIALLTLSLGWREALVVAVAVPVVFGLTLAVNLLAGYTINRVTLFALILSLGLLVDDPIVDVENITRHFNDRGRADRETVLDAVAEIRPPLISATLAVIVSFLPMFFITGMMGPYMSPMALNVPIAMLMSMLVAFTITPWLSYHVLGRHFRKHASGAEPALPEGPSEIYDIETVQKSALYRFFKPLMTPLLKTPLRSISFLALMAVLTIGAMGFGAFRAVPLKMLPFDNKNEFLLVLDLDEGTTLERTSSVVQEFERALGAVPEVTDFTSYSGLSSAMDFNGLVRHYYLRQLPHQAEVRVNLVGKKDRRQQSHGIGLRLRSELTELAEAHGAKLQIVELPPGPPVLASLVAEVRGRPDHTYADILNASDAVVARMRREPGVVEVDDIREASQEKLVFVADQEKAAVAGISVQDIADTIRLSLEGDSQETVRLEGERNPLRLTVRLPRALRSHAADLGQLRVRGATGAFVPLAEIGTWETQQVDQTIYHKNLERVAYVMAESAGRPPAECIVDVLADLRTSGETAPATAAPRPLDQRSYFHNGSGLAWTLPAGMQVTFAGEGEWKITLDVFRDLGLAFAAAMVMIYIILVAQTGSFVIPLVVMLAIPLTVLGVMPGFWLLNVIAGQTVGGYADPVFFTATAMIGMIALAGIVTRDAIILVDFIELAMRRGRPLFDAILESRVVRLRPILLTAGAALLSSLPITLDPIFSGLGWSLIFGLVASTIFTLFVIPVSYALLHSRKLPAPDADRQ
- a CDS encoding DUF1501 domain-containing protein, giving the protein MLRIHSGLTGRFCDGVSRRQFLEVGSLSAIGLSLSSLLRSQARAADAGGKAVSRTSPKSVILVWQHGGPSQLETFDMKPLAPAEVRGPYRPIASSLPGLDVCELCPEQAKVMDRCSVIRSFTHGNGDHWAAAHWMLTGRTGANGSDRVPRQPSMGAIASHLLGPRTKGALSTVNMNDGGFGFHGGAWLGVSHNPFRFGEFNYGNEAGRLPTGDHKSFALVDGLSREGLLDRVSLQKQLDRLQDKFSQNAVFDQLDAVDQQALDIVLSGRIRDAFDVSKESESTRQRFGDGWGEQALVARRLIEAGVRFVTLNTGYWDDHGNIKGGLDHKMPRHDRAVGVLIQDLAERGMLDDTLVMSAGEFGRTPVINKDAGRDHWPQAQSILLAGGGYRHGQVIGSTNAKAEYPTSRPVGVEDFCAIIYGALGLHADDTVIDHTGRPMHLLPSGTIPFELL